A genomic segment from Diceros bicornis minor isolate mBicDic1 chromosome 5, mDicBic1.mat.cur, whole genome shotgun sequence encodes:
- the LOC131405912 gene encoding olfactory receptor 4F6-like, translated as MDEANHSVVSEFVFVGLSNSWEIQVLLFLFSSVFYVACLMGNLLIVLTVTFDPRLQSPMYFLLANLSIIDLIFCSSTAPKMIYDLLRKRKTISFEGCVVQIFFTHAAGGAEMVLLITMAFDRYVAICKPLHYLTIMSPQKCILFLITSWIVGFIHSVTQLAFVVDLPFCGPNKLDSFLCDLPQFIKLACIETYMLEFMVTANSGLISVASFLILIISYIFILVTVHKKTLGGISKALSTLSAHVTVVVLFFGPLIFFYVWPFPTSHLDKFLAIFDSVITPFLNPVIYTFRNKEMKLAMRRLCTQVVNYSKIY; from the coding sequence ATGGATGAAGCCAATCACTCTGTGGTGTCTGAGTTTGTGTTCGTGGGACTCTCCAACTCATGGGAGATCCaggtcctcctcttcctcttttcctctgtgtTCTATGTGGCATGCCTGATGGGAAACCTCCTCATTGTGCTAACTGTGACCTTTGACCCACGTTTACAGTCCCCCATGTACTTCCTGCTGGCCAACCTTTCCATCATTGACTTGATATTTTGCTCTTCCACAGCTCCCAAGATGATTTATGATCTCTTAAGGAAGCGCAAAACCATCTCTTTTGAGGGTTGTGTAGTTCAGATCTTCTTTACCCATGCAGCTGGGGGCGCTGAGATGGTGCTGCTCATCACCATGGCCTTTGACAGATATGTTGCCATATGTAAGCCTCTTCACTACCTGACCATCATGAGCCCACAaaagtgcattttatttttaatcacttcCTGGATTGTTGGCTTTATTCATTCAGTGACCCAGTTGGCTTTTGTTGTAGATTTGCCTTTCTGTGGCCCTAACAAATTAGACAGCTTTCTTTGTGACCTTCCTCAATTTATCAAACTTGCTTGCATAGAGACATATATGTTGGAATTCATGGTTACTGCCAATAGTGGCTTGATTTCTGTGGCTTCCTTTTTGATTCTAATCATCTCTTATATCTTTATTTTGGTGACTGTTCATAAAAAAACTTTGGGTGGTATATCCAAAGCCCTCTCCACTCTGTCAGCTCATGTCACCGTGGTTGTTTTGTTCTTTGGACCATTAATCTTTTTCTATGTGTGGCCATTTCCCACATCACATTTGGATAAATTCCTTGCCATCTTTGATTCAGTTATCACTCCTTTTCTAAATCCAGTCATCTACACTTTTAGGAATAAAGAGATGAAGTTGGCAATGAGGAGACTATGCACTCAGGTTGTGAATTATAGTAAAATCTATTAA